In Nitrososphaerota archaeon, a single genomic region encodes these proteins:
- a CDS encoding ABC transporter ATP-binding protein → MSVLEGATKQSERESVPPAVKITDLYKRYSGRKRGRDLSPRGFLKSILVGKEWETIALDRVSLTVEHGDVFGLLGPNGSGKTTMIKILANLVIPDSGTAYVEGINVVRRPYAAAKRLQTVLAESIGLEKRVTVRQNLQLFASLYGLPKQEANERIDRLLDYFGLSEVTDKQSQSLSTGMSRKLSICRVLLSNASVVVFDEPTSGLDPSAAENLRELLVRDLVKREKKTIIIATHNLAEANSICTRIALLNRGRLIALGSPEEIRRSVQDQVDIAITITGADGNLEELREKLGKVDGVFSVELVERHQSKQIRLTGRKDMRYLDVFSLVSARGLEVLSMETSSPSLEDAFIRLTREAKK, encoded by the coding sequence TTGAGCGTCTTGGAAGGAGCCACCAAGCAGTCAGAACGCGAGTCTGTTCCCCCCGCGGTGAAGATCACCGATCTCTACAAGAGATACTCCGGGCGGAAACGGGGACGCGACCTCTCGCCGAGAGGTTTCCTGAAGTCCATCTTGGTTGGGAAGGAATGGGAAACAATCGCGCTCGACAGGGTCAGCTTGACAGTCGAGCATGGCGACGTCTTCGGGCTTCTTGGTCCCAACGGCTCGGGGAAGACGACGATGATTAAGATTCTGGCCAACCTCGTCATACCGGACTCGGGCACGGCCTATGTGGAAGGCATCAACGTGGTCCGGAGGCCCTATGCCGCCGCCAAAAGGCTTCAGACCGTCCTGGCCGAATCGATTGGTTTGGAGAAGCGGGTTACCGTGAGGCAGAACCTTCAGCTCTTTGCATCTCTGTACGGTTTGCCCAAGCAAGAAGCTAACGAAAGAATTGATAGGCTCCTTGACTACTTCGGGTTGAGCGAAGTCACTGACAAACAGTCACAGTCGCTTTCCACCGGGATGTCGCGGAAGTTGTCTATCTGCAGAGTGCTCCTCAGCAATGCCTCGGTGGTCGTCTTCGACGAGCCAACAAGCGGCTTGGACCCTTCTGCTGCAGAGAACTTAAGGGAGTTGCTCGTGCGAGACCTTGTTAAGCGCGAAAAGAAGACCATCATCATAGCTACGCACAATCTGGCCGAAGCAAACTCGATTTGCACTCGCATAGCCCTCCTGAACAGAGGCAGGCTGATCGCCCTAGGTAGTCCGGAAGAGATCAGGAGGAGCGTCCAAGATCAAGTTGACATAGCCATTACAATCACCGGGGCGGACGGCAATCTGGAAGAGTTGCGTGAGAAGCTTGGAAAAGTTGACGGTGTATTTTCGGTCGAACTTGTCGAAAGGCACCAATCCAAACAGATTCGGCTAACGGGAAGGAAGGACATGCGTTACCTGGATGTCTTTTCTCTGGTGTCGGCCCGCGGGTTGGAGGTGCTCTCAATGGAGACCTCGTCCCCCTCGCTTGAAGACGCATTCATCCGGTTGACCCGCGAGGCCAAGAAGTGA
- a CDS encoding NAD-dependent epimerase/dehydratase family protein encodes MEINDQKVLVTGGAGFIGSSMSEALLRLGAEVTVVDNFDDFYSGKEKNIEGLRLNKRFKLIRGSILDQDLLLSANKGVDLVVHLAGQAGIRYCNERPSKANEVNATGTMNVLVAARQRQVKKVVYASSSSVYGDPVKTPIREDHPTEPSSPYGASKLAGEKYCTSFVKTYDMDITCLRYFSVYGPRGRPDQILYSFAQKVANGGAPVIYGDGSYSRDFTYVSDVVSATLMAVIHEESRGRVINVGYGKDFKVIEVARRIIDRFGLDIQPVFKESYGGDFSRTLCDNSLARQVLKWTPEIKFEDGLPRFLDWFDEHHNSATTRTDEATFPKSPEHPEL; translated from the coding sequence ATGGAAATTAACGATCAGAAAGTCCTAGTGACTGGAGGAGCCGGTTTCATCGGTTCCAGCATGTCCGAGGCTCTTCTCAGACTAGGCGCAGAAGTGACTGTTGTAGACAACTTCGACGACTTCTATTCAGGGAAGGAGAAGAACATCGAGGGTCTCCGCCTGAACAAGAGATTCAAACTGATTCGGGGCTCTATCCTCGACCAGGACCTTCTTCTCTCAGCGAACAAGGGCGTTGACCTAGTCGTCCACCTGGCTGGCCAAGCAGGGATTCGCTATTGCAACGAGCGGCCCTCCAAGGCCAACGAGGTGAATGCAACTGGCACCATGAATGTCCTTGTCGCCGCCCGCCAACGGCAAGTGAAGAAGGTAGTGTATGCGTCTTCCTCTTCTGTTTACGGAGATCCCGTGAAGACGCCGATAAGAGAGGATCATCCGACCGAACCCTCGAGTCCCTACGGAGCCAGCAAGCTGGCCGGTGAGAAGTACTGCACATCTTTCGTGAAGACCTACGATATGGACATAACCTGCCTTCGATACTTTTCGGTGTATGGACCTCGGGGACGCCCCGATCAGATACTATACTCTTTCGCGCAGAAGGTGGCAAACGGAGGAGCCCCAGTCATCTACGGCGACGGCAGCTATTCGAGAGACTTCACCTACGTGTCGGACGTCGTCTCCGCGACTCTGATGGCCGTTATACATGAAGAAAGTCGGGGTCGAGTGATCAACGTTGGATATGGAAAAGACTTCAAGGTGATCGAGGTGGCACGGCGTATCATTGACCGCTTCGGCCTAGATATTCAGCCCGTCTTCAAAGAGAGCTACGGTGGCGATTTCTCAAGGACACTCTGCGACAACAGCCTGGCAAGGCAAGTGCTGAAGTGGACACCGGAAATCAAATTCGAAGACGGATTACCTCGATTCTTGGACTGGTTTGACGAACATCACAATTCCGCCACAACGAGGACTGACGAAGCCACGTTCCCAAAGTCTCCTGAACATCCTGAACTCTAG
- a CDS encoding glycosyltransferase family 4 protein: MNSYFHPFMIGGAEWYVYNISRELVKAGNEVTVFTSESYRGKKAPREDEVEGIKVRRIPLRIDWSYRIKLWDGLRDALTREGFDIIHTYDYAQKHSIDALGAAKHMGIGTALTVFDVHSSIPRRWYKRVPMNYLDSYCARRTFPFATRILVRAPNLVQHLPELKGNEGRVRVSPSGVRVESFAKYDGEKFRGKHAIKGAPVVLFLGRLNPLKGPQVLLEVAPTLLRQFPDFAVVFAGPDQSGYRRYLETRAEQLGISSRVYFTGMIDDFEEKMQAYSACDVFALPTTYEGTSQAIFEAMAQAKPVVATRTGGIPYQITDGREGLLVTYGDLGALAEAIAFLLRDTVKAREMGNRAKEKAMGFQYPNLAIGLQSVYEEIVEANGN; encoded by the coding sequence GTGAATTCCTACTTCCACCCCTTCATGATTGGAGGAGCGGAATGGTACGTTTACAACATTTCGAGGGAGTTGGTGAAGGCAGGTAACGAGGTCACAGTCTTCACGTCTGAAAGTTATCGCGGCAAGAAGGCGCCTCGTGAAGACGAAGTTGAAGGCATCAAGGTCCGACGGATTCCGCTCAGAATCGACTGGAGCTATCGGATCAAGCTTTGGGATGGTCTAAGAGACGCGCTGACAAGGGAGGGTTTCGACATCATACACACCTACGATTACGCGCAGAAACACAGCATAGACGCTCTGGGAGCCGCTAAGCATATGGGAATAGGAACTGCACTGACAGTTTTCGACGTGCATTCCTCCATTCCGAGAAGATGGTACAAGCGAGTCCCAATGAATTACCTCGACTCGTATTGCGCTAGGCGGACCTTCCCATTTGCGACGAGAATACTCGTCCGTGCACCGAATCTTGTTCAACATCTGCCTGAACTAAAGGGGAACGAGGGCAGGGTCAGAGTCTCACCTTCGGGGGTGCGTGTGGAATCGTTTGCAAAGTACGACGGAGAGAAGTTCAGGGGGAAGCACGCAATAAAAGGTGCGCCCGTTGTCCTCTTCCTGGGGAGGCTCAATCCCCTCAAAGGACCGCAGGTCCTCCTCGAGGTGGCACCGACGCTGCTTAGGCAATTTCCAGATTTTGCCGTGGTCTTCGCTGGCCCCGACCAGTCTGGCTACAGGAGGTATCTTGAAACTAGAGCTGAACAACTTGGGATTTCCTCGCGAGTCTACTTTACAGGAATGATCGACGATTTTGAAGAGAAGATGCAGGCCTATTCAGCCTGCGATGTCTTCGCACTTCCCACAACCTACGAGGGAACCAGCCAAGCAATATTCGAGGCCATGGCCCAGGCTAAGCCAGTTGTGGCGACAAGGACTGGGGGAATCCCATACCAGATCACGGACGGCAGGGAAGGATTATTGGTCACCTACGGCGACTTGGGAGCACTGGCCGAGGCGATTGCGTTCCTCTTGAGGGATACCGTGAAGGCAAGGGAGATGGGGAACAGGGCCAAGGAAAAGGCCATGGGTTTCCAATACCCGAACTTGGCTATCGGTCTGCAATCCGTTTATGAGGAGATAGTTGAGGCAAATGGAAATTAA
- a CDS encoding polysaccharide deacetylase family protein — translation MNFDYGPSIDAAGVLPGTGAISCVTVDFDVTTPSRYDDNRNGTIALLELAERYAIPLTWAVCGKSAEEDMKSYSAIVNSSILHEIGVHTYSHLDATACTSGEFRADIQRCIQTLGLDSPRSFVFPWNREAHFDVLSDMGFRAYRGKARAIGIPVKREGLWNIRPVYYLDQKSRGAQSLINSYIDLCIRHSLPFHLWTHPWCMVSEGRTEPMMKTLEAVFSYMRERRADKTLATPTLGEIGASLDTATEPNAAFSRAVPLPSRVAAN, via the coding sequence CTGAACTTTGACTACGGACCGTCGATTGACGCTGCCGGGGTTCTCCCTGGCACCGGAGCAATCTCATGCGTAACGGTGGACTTCGACGTCACCACTCCCTCCAGATACGATGACAACCGAAACGGGACCATTGCACTGCTCGAGCTAGCTGAAAGGTACGCAATTCCACTTACATGGGCTGTCTGCGGGAAGTCGGCAGAGGAAGACATGAAATCCTACTCAGCCATCGTAAACTCTTCAATCCTTCACGAAATAGGGGTGCATACCTACTCCCATCTTGACGCTACTGCTTGCACATCTGGAGAATTCAGAGCCGACATCCAAAGATGCATTCAAACACTCGGTCTCGACTCTCCGCGGAGCTTTGTCTTCCCATGGAACCGGGAAGCTCATTTCGACGTGTTGTCAGATATGGGTTTCAGGGCATACAGGGGCAAAGCGCGAGCAATTGGAATCCCGGTGAAAAGGGAAGGACTCTGGAATATTAGGCCTGTCTACTACTTGGACCAGAAATCAAGAGGAGCCCAGTCCCTGATAAATAGCTACATCGACCTATGCATCAGGCACTCTCTCCCTTTTCATCTTTGGACCCACCCTTGGTGCATGGTTTCTGAAGGCAGAACTGAACCCATGATGAAGACCTTGGAGGCCGTCTTTTCCTACATGAGGGAAAGGAGAGCGGACAAGACCCTTGCAACGCCAACGCTTGGGGAGATAGGCGCGTCGCTTGATACTGCAACCGAGCCCAATGCAGCGTTCTCGAGAGCAGTTCCCTTGCCATCGCGGGTGGCCGCCAATTGA
- a CDS encoding DUF354 domain-containing protein: MDKPSGVKNAKIRKIWVAMSTPFQANFFAPLIKELENDYDFVVTAREHDNISRILRAKNIDFIQVGKHGGRELSNKLEAYADGIKTMIPIVSREKPDLLLTERWPEAVRVAFGLDIPAWTIFYDERETHVNQMVFPLASRVYVPRFYNFQEIYASGVTDPDKVAWFNGFHTGYLKGTKTNGENPYKKLGIKSPLVFVRPEPEFASFFPTHEPVLEKAVARIVKNDKASVAVLPRTESQRRTYSQMGVTVLESSMIESPVAHADVTLGAAETMLMEAFILGKPAVSAIYWKASKPVAELHRYIPHSTDPTQIAEYVEEYLDPDTQKAFSEKVSLLVQNMDNPVQLMINDIRRLSDPKPVEVSLKRRSRLEIYLDIIQAASLRPLRPTQIMKEANISYNELRGIIESLEARALIRTENTISGKYYQATDEGLRLLEDYRTVRGRLFPE, encoded by the coding sequence ATGGACAAGCCAAGTGGAGTCAAGAACGCCAAGATCCGGAAGATATGGGTGGCAATGAGCACCCCATTCCAGGCGAACTTCTTCGCTCCCTTAATCAAGGAGCTGGAGAATGACTACGATTTCGTTGTAACCGCCCGGGAGCACGACAACATATCCCGTATCCTCAGGGCCAAGAATATCGACTTCATCCAGGTCGGGAAGCACGGGGGGAGAGAGCTTTCCAACAAGCTAGAGGCCTACGCCGATGGGATCAAGACCATGATCCCCATAGTCTCGAGGGAAAAGCCCGACCTACTTCTCACGGAAAGATGGCCCGAGGCCGTTAGGGTCGCCTTCGGGCTAGACATTCCCGCTTGGACTATTTTCTACGATGAGAGGGAGACTCATGTCAATCAGATGGTTTTTCCCCTGGCGAGCAGGGTGTATGTTCCCCGATTCTACAATTTCCAGGAAATATACGCGAGTGGAGTTACCGATCCGGACAAGGTTGCCTGGTTCAACGGGTTCCACACGGGTTACCTGAAGGGGACGAAGACCAACGGCGAAAACCCCTACAAGAAACTTGGAATCAAGTCTCCTCTAGTTTTCGTCCGACCAGAACCGGAATTCGCCTCGTTCTTTCCCACCCATGAACCGGTCCTTGAGAAGGCAGTCGCGCGGATCGTGAAGAACGATAAGGCTTCAGTAGCCGTCTTGCCAAGGACTGAGTCTCAGCGCAGGACGTACTCACAGATGGGTGTGACCGTGCTCGAATCATCCATGATCGAGTCTCCAGTTGCCCACGCGGATGTTACTTTAGGAGCAGCGGAAACGATGCTGATGGAGGCGTTCATCCTAGGGAAGCCGGCTGTCAGTGCCATCTACTGGAAAGCATCCAAGCCGGTGGCCGAGCTGCATAGGTACATTCCTCACTCGACAGACCCAACCCAAATCGCAGAATACGTTGAAGAGTATCTCGACCCTGACACGCAGAAAGCCTTCAGTGAAAAGGTCTCTCTGCTGGTGCAGAACATGGACAACCCTGTCCAGCTCATGATAAACGACATCCGCCGGCTAAGCGATCCTAAGCCGGTAGAAGTGTCCCTGAAGAGGAGGTCAAGGCTTGAGATCTATCTTGACATAATCCAGGCCGCGTCTTTGAGACCGCTTCGTCCCACCCAGATAATGAAGGAAGCAAATATTTCATACAACGAACTGAGAGGGATAATAGAGAGCCTCGAGGCGAGGGCTCTAATCAGAACCGAGAACACAATCAGCGGGAAGTATTACCAGGCAACTGACGAAGGTCTTAGGCTACTGGAGGATTATCGCACTGTTCGTGGTCGGCTCTTTCCCGAATAA
- a CDS encoding winged helix-turn-helix domain-containing protein yields the protein MEKSRRKRNSYELLAEMLISSRGGARKTTIMFRANLSFQLLTKYLTILLTNGFLEFEDGFFRPSPKGLSFLRRFAKYQRAKNDVRKSEELVRSYLSFTPTPGRPA from the coding sequence TTGGAAAAGAGTCGTCGCAAGCGCAACAGTTACGAGCTTCTAGCTGAGATGCTAATCTCCTCCAGAGGTGGCGCTAGAAAGACGACGATAATGTTCAGGGCAAACCTGAGCTTCCAGCTCCTCACCAAATACTTGACAATTCTCCTAACGAATGGCTTCCTCGAATTTGAAGATGGCTTTTTCCGACCAAGTCCGAAGGGATTATCCTTCCTCCGAAGATTCGCCAAGTATCAGCGTGCCAAGAATGACGTGAGGAAAAGTGAGGAGCTGGTCAGATCATACTTGTCATTCACCCCTACGCCGGGACGACCCGCATGA
- a CDS encoding sugar phosphate nucleotidyltransferase: protein MKAVLLVGGAGTRMRPLTYVMPKCLLPVGGKPLVEGTIAYLKGYGIRDFVLCVAYLKKQVMDALGDGSRLGVKVEYAESDSPMGTAGQLKTAEPFLSGTFIAMNGDIVTDLNVAHLLQSHLGSGAIATLAVKKYGVKIPYGHITVDESSAIIAFEEKPTLHYLANAGVYAIESRLLESIPAATQSSLEKEIFPRLLSKGEKLNSYFEEASWADVGSMADFERINDEVLANGT from the coding sequence ATGAAGGCAGTACTGCTCGTCGGTGGAGCGGGCACGAGGATGCGACCCCTCACATACGTCATGCCGAAATGCCTCCTGCCGGTGGGTGGAAAACCTCTCGTCGAGGGAACGATTGCCTACCTCAAGGGTTACGGCATACGCGACTTTGTCCTGTGTGTGGCTTACCTGAAGAAGCAAGTAATGGACGCCCTGGGAGATGGCTCCCGCCTCGGCGTCAAAGTGGAGTATGCCGAATCAGATTCTCCCATGGGGACAGCAGGGCAGCTAAAGACCGCAGAGCCCTTCCTCAGTGGGACTTTCATCGCCATGAACGGCGACATCGTCACCGACCTCAACGTCGCCCACCTTCTCCAGAGTCACCTTGGGAGCGGAGCTATAGCGACCCTCGCTGTGAAGAAGTATGGCGTCAAGATTCCATACGGCCACATCACGGTCGACGAATCCTCGGCGATAATAGCGTTTGAAGAGAAACCTACTCTGCACTACCTTGCCAACGCAGGGGTCTATGCGATCGAGTCGAGACTCCTAGAGTCAATCCCGGCTGCGACCCAAAGCAGCCTCGAGAAGGAGATATTCCCGCGGCTCCTTTCCAAAGGCGAGAAGCTGAACTCCTACTTCGAAGAGGCAAGCTGGGCAGACGTCGGTTCGATGGCTGACTTCGAGCGGATCAATGATGAGGTGTTGGCAAACGGAACCTAG
- a CDS encoding DUF5679 domain-containing protein — protein MTKAFCVKEKKTREINSPRPVTFKNGRKAISGTCSSCGSKLFRITGK, from the coding sequence ATGACCAAGGCCTTCTGTGTTAAAGAGAAGAAGACCAGGGAGATCAACTCACCCCGACCAGTCACCTTCAAGAATGGTCGCAAGGCAATCTCGGGGACGTGCTCGTCCTGCGGGAGCAAGTTATTCCGAATAACTGGCAAGTGA
- a CDS encoding bi-domain-containing oxidoreductase, giving the protein MKQVIAEAGKIKVIEVPVPQCKDTEVLVRSEFSLISTGTETWTLESTRPIGAGDLVADSSKLKKAAGLAAGVLRKEGVGGLVDYVKAVRNPEVALGYSLSGAVVRIGKNVTDLTVGDHVACAGEGYACHAEYVAVPRNLVTKVPEGVSMRDAAFSTLGAIAIHGFRRSGSALGETVAVIGAGLVGNLVVQVCKAAGCRVVALDVRKERLELAERVGAGLTLEIGDQSLLDHILHFSNGRGVDGVIVCASGQSNDPVNLASKLARDRAKVTIVGRVGMDFDRKDYYQKELDVSMSRSLGPGRYDVRYEEQGSDYPLSYVRWTLNRNIEAFLDMLLQGSVSVGELVGQEYPIERASEAYEALKTTSKVALMLRYSTESVPAETFAVQEAKKTAKKDALGVALVGPGNYAKEILLPLLRRNRRFTLRWVVSSDPLHARQAARRYHFENFATDLDNALGDPQTDLVVICTPNNTHAQMAIRCARAGKAAFIEKPLCITVQQLEEVIQTQSETRLPMIVGFNRRYAPLVLRMKERLARLDGPILINYRVNTDLVPSIRWSQDPSIGGGRVIHEACHFFDLFNFLVAASGPKVSVTSTDVNSSTAVARDNFVAVLKYPNGSVASLTYSSLGTKSMDRERIEVFAQGQAFVLSDFVRLNIYGVRNVEVNLRTQDKGHARELEEVFNALTSSSSRLITFGEAVEAMRTTFEVDSKLRELEGLSREK; this is encoded by the coding sequence ATGAAGCAAGTAATCGCCGAGGCAGGCAAGATCAAGGTGATTGAGGTTCCGGTTCCTCAGTGCAAGGATACCGAGGTCCTCGTCCGTTCCGAGTTCTCTCTGATAAGCACCGGCACGGAAACGTGGACGCTGGAATCCACCAGGCCCATAGGGGCAGGCGACCTCGTTGCGGACTCGTCCAAACTGAAGAAGGCTGCCGGTCTTGCCGCTGGCGTGCTCAGAAAGGAAGGAGTCGGCGGGTTGGTAGACTACGTGAAAGCGGTCAGGAATCCCGAAGTTGCTCTGGGATACAGTCTTTCTGGGGCGGTGGTGCGGATAGGCAAGAACGTGACTGACCTGACCGTGGGTGACCACGTCGCATGCGCCGGGGAGGGCTACGCCTGCCATGCTGAGTACGTAGCGGTCCCGAGAAACCTCGTGACGAAGGTTCCAGAAGGGGTGAGCATGAGGGACGCAGCCTTCTCGACCCTCGGAGCTATCGCCATTCATGGTTTCAGGCGCAGCGGCTCCGCCCTGGGTGAGACTGTCGCTGTGATAGGAGCGGGATTGGTTGGAAACCTGGTGGTCCAGGTTTGCAAGGCCGCAGGATGCAGGGTCGTGGCACTCGACGTTAGGAAAGAGAGACTCGAGCTCGCCGAAAGGGTTGGGGCAGGCCTGACCCTGGAGATTGGTGACCAGAGCCTTCTAGATCATATTCTCCACTTCTCGAATGGGAGGGGCGTTGACGGGGTGATAGTTTGCGCATCAGGACAAAGCAATGATCCTGTAAACCTCGCATCAAAGCTGGCCAGGGATAGGGCAAAGGTCACAATCGTGGGAAGAGTCGGGATGGACTTCGACAGGAAAGACTACTACCAGAAGGAATTGGATGTCTCGATGTCCAGATCCCTCGGGCCGGGTAGGTATGACGTGAGGTACGAGGAGCAGGGGTCCGATTACCCCCTCAGCTATGTCCGCTGGACCCTCAACAGGAACATCGAAGCCTTCCTGGATATGCTCTTGCAAGGGAGTGTCTCGGTTGGAGAGCTCGTAGGTCAAGAGTATCCCATCGAGAGGGCATCGGAAGCGTACGAAGCCTTGAAGACCACTTCCAAGGTCGCTCTAATGTTACGATATTCAACTGAGTCCGTTCCGGCTGAGACCTTCGCGGTCCAGGAGGCAAAGAAGACTGCAAAGAAAGACGCCTTAGGCGTTGCACTCGTCGGACCTGGAAACTACGCTAAGGAGATATTGCTACCACTGCTCCGTAGAAATAGGAGATTCACTCTCAGGTGGGTGGTCTCATCGGACCCGCTTCACGCACGACAGGCCGCCCGACGCTATCATTTCGAAAACTTCGCCACCGACTTGGACAATGCCTTGGGCGACCCCCAGACCGACCTAGTTGTGATTTGCACCCCCAACAACACGCACGCTCAGATGGCGATAAGGTGCGCCCGAGCTGGGAAGGCGGCATTCATTGAGAAACCGCTCTGCATCACCGTTCAACAGCTTGAAGAGGTAATTCAAACCCAATCGGAGACCCGTCTTCCCATGATAGTGGGGTTCAACCGGAGATACGCTCCCCTCGTCTTGAGGATGAAGGAAAGGCTTGCGCGCCTTGACGGTCCGATACTTATCAATTACAGAGTCAACACTGATCTAGTACCTTCGATTCGATGGTCGCAAGACCCCAGCATAGGCGGAGGGCGGGTCATTCACGAGGCATGCCACTTCTTCGACCTTTTCAACTTCCTTGTTGCGGCAAGCGGACCTAAGGTGTCTGTTACCTCAACAGATGTCAATTCCTCCACGGCGGTAGCGCGAGACAACTTCGTCGCGGTGCTCAAGTACCCGAACGGTTCGGTGGCGTCGCTCACCTATTCTTCCCTCGGGACGAAATCGATGGACAGGGAGAGGATAGAAGTTTTCGCTCAGGGACAGGCCTTCGTCTTGAGCGACTTCGTACGTCTGAATATCTACGGTGTGAGGAACGTGGAGGTTAACCTCAGAACGCAGGACAAGGGCCATGCTAGAGAGTTGGAGGAGGTGTTCAACGCGTTGACCTCCAGTTCATCGAGACTGATCACATTTGGAGAAGCAGTAGAAGCGATGAGGACCACATTCGAAGTGGACTCCAAACTCAGAGAGCTCGAAGGGCTCTCCAGAGAGAAGTAG
- a CDS encoding ABC transporter permease, with translation MQVAIAIMGALVGFASWGFNASYRNVTVTFQSFQSTPVYQTSYLSFIITGILVSNVVLSLTGGLTSGLRPWMLESILMTGMRPSTFVLGTVAFSYSLSVVFFIPQLMIGVFFFNAGLNVNYLSFIVSVLISGVIVFGISMASVGLRLVTKVSDPISWMLGISMSLLSGQTFPVQYLNNFFPGISNISWALPYTWIFDIIRLSTLTGASIFEPSVAVAFLVSLAYALVLVPVGLYVFLWGLRKAKKQGTLGWF, from the coding sequence ATGCAGGTAGCCATCGCCATCATGGGCGCGCTTGTAGGGTTCGCGTCTTGGGGCTTTAATGCGAGCTACAGAAACGTCACAGTCACATTCCAGTCCTTCCAATCGACCCCCGTTTATCAGACATCGTATCTGTCCTTCATCATCACTGGGATACTAGTGTCCAACGTTGTACTATCGCTTACAGGTGGATTGACAAGCGGACTCCGTCCGTGGATGCTTGAAAGCATTCTGATGACAGGAATGAGGCCATCCACCTTCGTATTGGGGACTGTGGCCTTTTCCTACTCTCTTTCGGTTGTTTTCTTCATTCCTCAACTTATGATAGGGGTTTTCTTTTTCAATGCGGGCCTAAATGTGAACTACCTCTCCTTCATCGTTTCGGTGCTGATCTCTGGAGTAATCGTCTTTGGGATTTCGATGGCCAGTGTGGGACTACGGCTGGTTACGAAGGTGTCAGACCCCATCAGCTGGATGCTCGGAATCTCCATGTCGCTTCTTTCTGGACAGACATTTCCAGTTCAGTACCTCAACAACTTCTTCCCCGGCATATCAAACATCTCGTGGGCCCTTCCCTACACCTGGATCTTCGACATCATCAGACTCTCGACCCTGACAGGCGCGTCGATCTTCGAACCTAGCGTTGCCGTGGCCTTCCTCGTCAGCCTCGCCTATGCGTTGGTCCTCGTTCCGGTCGGCCTCTACGTCTTCCTTTGGGGACTTCGCAAGGCGAAGAAGCAGGGAACCCTGGGCTGGTTCTGA
- a CDS encoding glycosyltransferase family 4 protein, translating into MNIIYVTPDVAIPYFRGASTHVFEVSKNLSARGHHVSVVSRRLNRSQPRWEAIDGFETYRTFQGLAFEPPMSSYSRSHVDRESLSSIQRVYSWYLGSYRAFQLGVEVATVMSGREADIVIERETAFGAGAVLSSILGVPMVLEMIGPRVSVLSLKRASKVLAYSTRMVGGRVPREKLEIVSGGVNTEMFRPDPEAGARVRSRYGLTDEFVVGYVGTFPKWHGVNALLSACRVLDSAVRKVKVLLVGPYYADARQFAEGIGMGDKALFAGPVSYDMVPEYINACDVLCAPYDPTLSRIRKERGIGAPLKVLEYMACQKAVISTNVGPVNEVVESGRTGVLVPPGDVNSITDAIRGFIEGPDLLERMGIEARKEVIAKYSWHRLAEILEGILYSASSPRIGRQEALS; encoded by the coding sequence ATGAACATAATCTACGTCACTCCGGACGTCGCCATCCCCTACTTCAGGGGCGCCTCCACTCATGTGTTCGAGGTTTCAAAAAACCTCTCCGCTCGGGGTCATCACGTCTCCGTGGTCTCGCGCCGGTTGAATCGTTCACAGCCCAGGTGGGAGGCAATCGATGGGTTCGAAACTTACAGGACGTTCCAGGGTCTGGCGTTTGAGCCGCCAATGTCGAGTTACAGCAGATCTCATGTAGACAGGGAGAGCCTCTCCTCCATCCAACGTGTCTATTCCTGGTATCTCGGTTCCTATCGCGCTTTTCAACTGGGTGTGGAGGTTGCGACCGTGATGTCGGGCAGGGAGGCTGACATCGTCATTGAGCGAGAGACGGCGTTCGGGGCCGGGGCTGTGCTGAGTTCGATTCTGGGCGTCCCGATGGTTCTTGAAATGATAGGTCCGAGAGTGAGTGTGTTATCTTTGAAGCGAGCAAGCAAAGTCCTGGCGTATTCCACGAGAATGGTGGGGGGTAGGGTCCCCCGCGAGAAGCTGGAGATTGTCTCGGGCGGGGTGAATACAGAGATGTTCAGGCCAGACCCGGAGGCAGGAGCTAGGGTAAGAAGCAGGTACGGGCTGACAGATGAGTTTGTAGTGGGGTATGTTGGCACGTTTCCGAAGTGGCACGGAGTGAACGCCCTCTTGTCTGCCTGCAGAGTGCTTGATTCTGCTGTCCGGAAGGTCAAGGTCTTACTCGTGGGTCCGTACTACGCTGACGCAAGGCAATTCGCGGAGGGTATCGGGATGGGAGACAAAGCCCTATTCGCTGGGCCTGTCTCTTATGATATGGTCCCAGAATATATCAACGCCTGTGATGTCCTTTGCGCACCCTATGACCCCACCCTCTCACGGATTAGGAAGGAACGCGGAATCGGCGCCCCGCTCAAAGTGTTAGAATACATGGCCTGCCAGAAGGCAGTGATATCGACCAATGTGGGACCGGTGAATGAAGTTGTGGAAAGCGGAAGGACAGGGGTACTCGTTCCTCCCGGAGATGTGAACTCCATCACAGACGCAATAAGGGGATTCATCGAAGGCCCGGACCTCTTGGAAAGAATGGGGATCGAGGCAAGGAAGGAAGTAATCGCCAAGTACTCCTGGCACAGGCTCGCGGAGATTCTTGAAGGAATCCTTTACTCCGCAAGTTCTCCCCGCATTGGGAGGCAAGAAGCGCTGAGTTGA